A genomic stretch from Bacterioplanes sanyensis includes:
- the rplC gene encoding 50S ribosomal protein L3 yields the protein MAIGIVGKKAGMTRVFTEDGQSVAVTVLEVAPNRVTQVKTADTDGYSALQITYGEKKASRVSKPEAGHFAKANVEAGRGLIEFRTEEPLSVGDELTVAQFETGQSVDVTGTTKGKGFQGGVKRWNFSTQDATHGNSLSHRAPGSIGQCQTPGRVWKGKKMAGHMGAEQQTTQSLEVVRVDAENNLLLIKGAVPGSTGSDVIVKPAVKAKG from the coding sequence ATGGCAATTGGTATTGTCGGTAAAAAAGCGGGCATGACTCGCGTATTTACCGAAGATGGTCAATCTGTCGCAGTGACTGTATTGGAAGTGGCACCTAACCGTGTTACTCAAGTTAAGACCGCCGACACTGACGGTTACAGCGCTCTGCAGATTACTTATGGTGAGAAGAAAGCTTCTCGCGTCTCTAAGCCCGAAGCGGGTCACTTTGCGAAAGCCAATGTTGAGGCTGGTCGCGGTTTGATCGAGTTTCGTACTGAAGAACCCCTGAGTGTGGGTGACGAATTGACTGTGGCTCAGTTTGAAACTGGTCAGTCAGTTGACGTTACCGGTACCACCAAGGGTAAAGGTTTCCAAGGCGGCGTTAAGCGTTGGAACTTCAGCACACAAGATGCTACCCACGGCAACTCTTTGTCGCACCGTGCGCCTGGCTCTATCGGCCAGTGTCAGACCCCAGGTCGCGTATGGAAAGGCAAAAAGATGGCTGGTCACATGGGCGCTGAGCAGCAGACTACCCAAAGTCTGGAAGTTGTTCGCGTTGATGCAGAAAACAATCTGCTGCTGATTAAAGGTGCTGTTCCAGGTTCGACTGGTTCCGACGTCATTGTTAAACCAGCTGTAAAGGCTAAGGGGTAA
- the rplD gene encoding 50S ribosomal protein L4, whose product MELKTNTGAAVAVSDAAFGREFNEALVHQIVTAYLAGARQGTKAQKTRSEVSGGGIKPWRQKGTGRARSGTSSSPIWRSGGVTFAAKPRNFDQKVNKKMYRAAMQSILSELVRQERLVVADSFAVESHKTKEFVAKLKELKLDNVLIVAGEIDEKLYLAARNVPHVGVTEASAIDPVSLIAFEKVLVTVDALKKLEEAYA is encoded by the coding sequence ATGGAACTGAAAACTAACACTGGTGCAGCCGTGGCTGTTTCCGATGCCGCTTTCGGTCGTGAATTTAATGAAGCTCTGGTTCACCAGATTGTAACTGCTTACTTGGCAGGTGCGCGTCAGGGTACTAAAGCACAGAAGACTCGTTCTGAAGTCAGCGGTGGTGGTATCAAGCCATGGCGTCAGAAGGGTACTGGTCGTGCTCGTTCTGGTACTTCTAGCTCGCCAATCTGGCGCAGCGGTGGTGTCACTTTTGCAGCTAAGCCTCGCAACTTTGACCAGAAAGTAAACAAGAAGATGTATCGCGCTGCTATGCAGTCGATTCTGTCTGAGCTCGTTCGCCAAGAGCGTCTGGTGGTGGCGGATTCTTTCGCAGTAGAAAGCCATAAGACGAAAGAATTTGTCGCTAAGTTGAAAGAACTGAAGCTGGACAACGTCCTGATCGTTGCCGGTGAGATCGACGAAAAACTGTATCTGGCCGCGCGTAACGTCCCACATGTTGGCGTTACTGAAGCTTCTGCCATTGATCCGGTTAGCCTGATCGCCTTTGAAAAAGTTCTGGTTACTGTAGACGCTCTGAAGAAACTTGAGGAGGCCTACGCATGA
- the rpoC gene encoding DNA-directed RNA polymerase subunit beta' — protein sequence MKDLVNFLRNQNNADEFDAIRIGLASPEMIRSWSFGEVKKPETINYRTFKPERDGLFCARIFGPIKDYECLCGKYKRLKHRGVICEKCGVEVTQAKVRRERMGHIDLASPVAHIWFLKSLPSRIGLMLDMTLRDIERILYYESFVVTEPGMTTLETGQLLTDEQYYEAIEEFGDEFEAKMGAEAIEALLGHIELEDEVNRLREEIPATNSETKIKKLSKRLKILEAFLQSGNDPKWMIMKVLPVLPPDLRPLVPLDGGRFATSDLNDLYRRVINRNNRLKRLLELNAPDIIVRNEKRMLQESVDALLDNGRRGRAITGSNKRPLKSLADMIKGKQGRFRQNLLGKRVDYSGRSVITVGPKLRLHQCGLPKKMALELFKPFIFSKLEHRGLATTIKAAKKMVERETAEVWDILAEVIREHPVMLNRAPTLHRLGIQAFEPQLIEGKAIQLHPLVCAAYNADFDGDQMAVHVPLTIEAQLEARALMMATNNVLAPANGEPIIVPSQDVVLGLYWMTRERVNARGEGMVLADLDEVDRAYRSGAAHLQARVKVRLTEHVTDDEGNTTVNTGLFDTTIGRAMLFRIVPKGLPFELVNQPMKKKAISRLINTAYRKVGLKDTVIFADQVMYTGFEFATRSGTSIGVNDFVIPDAKAEIIANADAEVKEIEDQFAAGLVTHGEKYNKVIDIWSRANELVAKAMMDNLSTEPVVDRDGNDVEQESFNSVYMMADSGARGSPAQIRQLAGMRGLMAKPDGSIIETPITANFREGLNVLQYFTSTHGARKGLADTALKTANSGYLTRRLVDVAQDLVVTDRDCGTERGLVVTPLIEGGDVVVALGDRILGRVMATDVVKPGSDEVVAPAGTLVDERWVKIIEAAGVDEVLVRSAITCDSRVGICSSCYGRDLGRGHQVNVGEAVGVIAAQSIGEPGTQLTMRTFHIGGAASRASAADSVQVKNAGTVRLHNLKTVTRTSGELVAVSRSGSIAVADEHGRERELYKLPYGAVISVKDGDAVDAGQKVATFDPHTHPIVTEVAGRIEFVGMEEGITINRQTDELTGLSNIEVIDPKDRPAAGKDIRPMVKLVDAAGNDVMLPGTNAPAQYLLPANALVNHENGIEVEVGDIIARIPQETSGNKDITGGLPRVADLFEARKPKEPAILAEISGTVSFGKETKGKKRLVITPKDGGDPYEELIHKWRHLNVFEGENVEKGEVISDGPLNPHDILRLKGVGDLAMYVTNEVQEVYRLQGVGIDDKHIEVIVRQMLRKVLITEAGDSTFIPGDQVEYSAFLAENEQLEADGKVTAKGERVLLGITKASLATESFISAASFQETTRVLTEGAVTGKMDTLRGLKENVVVGRLIPAGTGLAYHEERKRKRQDRENERLKTTPAGLSVSADEMEAKLSEAFSDK from the coding sequence ATGAAAGACTTAGTCAATTTTCTGCGTAACCAGAACAACGCTGACGAGTTTGACGCCATCCGCATCGGCCTCGCCTCGCCAGAAATGATTCGTTCTTGGTCGTTCGGTGAAGTTAAAAAGCCGGAGACGATCAACTACCGTACCTTCAAGCCTGAGCGTGATGGCTTGTTCTGTGCGCGTATCTTTGGCCCGATCAAAGATTACGAGTGCTTGTGTGGCAAATATAAGCGCCTCAAGCACCGTGGTGTGATTTGTGAAAAGTGTGGTGTTGAAGTTACTCAGGCGAAAGTACGTCGTGAGCGCATGGGTCACATTGACCTGGCCTCGCCAGTGGCGCACATCTGGTTCCTGAAATCACTGCCGTCCCGTATCGGTTTGATGCTGGACATGACCCTGCGTGATATCGAACGCATCCTGTACTACGAGTCATTCGTAGTCACAGAGCCTGGTATGACCACGCTGGAAACCGGTCAGTTGCTGACCGATGAGCAGTACTACGAAGCCATCGAAGAGTTTGGTGACGAGTTTGAAGCCAAGATGGGTGCTGAAGCCATCGAAGCACTGCTGGGTCATATTGAGCTGGAAGACGAAGTAAATCGCCTGCGTGAAGAAATTCCGGCGACTAACTCAGAAACCAAAATTAAGAAGCTATCTAAGCGTCTGAAGATTCTTGAGGCTTTCCTGCAGTCTGGCAATGATCCCAAGTGGATGATCATGAAGGTACTGCCGGTTCTGCCGCCAGATCTGCGTCCGCTGGTACCGCTGGACGGTGGTCGTTTTGCGACCTCTGACCTGAACGATCTGTACCGCCGCGTGATCAACCGTAACAACCGTTTGAAGCGCCTGCTGGAGCTGAATGCACCAGACATCATCGTGCGCAACGAAAAGCGTATGTTGCAAGAGTCGGTGGATGCCTTGCTGGATAACGGTCGTCGTGGTCGTGCCATTACTGGTTCGAACAAGCGTCCGCTGAAATCTCTGGCCGACATGATCAAAGGTAAGCAGGGTCGTTTCCGTCAGAACCTGTTGGGTAAGCGTGTTGACTATTCGGGTCGTTCGGTAATTACCGTAGGTCCAAAGCTGCGCCTGCACCAATGTGGTCTGCCGAAGAAAATGGCACTGGAGCTGTTCAAGCCATTCATCTTCTCCAAGCTGGAGCACCGTGGTTTAGCCACCACGATTAAAGCGGCTAAGAAGATGGTTGAGCGCGAAACCGCCGAAGTTTGGGACATCCTGGCGGAAGTGATTCGCGAACACCCAGTGATGCTGAACCGTGCACCTACGCTGCACCGTTTGGGTATCCAAGCGTTTGAACCTCAGCTGATCGAAGGTAAAGCGATCCAACTGCACCCATTGGTGTGTGCGGCGTACAACGCTGACTTCGACGGTGACCAAATGGCGGTACACGTACCGCTGACCATCGAAGCACAGCTCGAAGCGCGTGCTTTGATGATGGCAACCAACAACGTACTGGCACCCGCGAACGGTGAGCCAATCATCGTACCGTCGCAAGACGTGGTACTGGGCCTGTACTGGATGACTCGTGAGCGTGTTAACGCGCGTGGCGAAGGCATGGTGTTGGCTGACTTGGACGAAGTGGATCGCGCTTACCGCTCAGGTGCTGCGCACTTGCAGGCGCGCGTTAAAGTTCGCCTGACTGAGCACGTGACCGACGACGAAGGCAACACCACGGTTAACACCGGGTTGTTCGACACCACCATTGGTCGTGCCATGTTGTTCCGCATCGTGCCAAAAGGTCTGCCATTTGAGCTGGTTAACCAGCCGATGAAGAAGAAGGCGATTTCGCGTCTGATCAACACCGCTTACCGTAAAGTGGGTTTGAAAGACACCGTCATCTTTGCTGACCAAGTGATGTACACCGGCTTTGAATTCGCGACCCGTTCTGGCACCTCGATTGGTGTGAATGACTTCGTGATTCCGGATGCTAAGGCAGAAATCATTGCCAATGCCGACGCCGAAGTTAAAGAGATTGAAGATCAGTTTGCCGCGGGTCTGGTAACCCACGGCGAAAAATACAACAAGGTGATCGACATCTGGTCTCGTGCCAACGAGCTGGTGGCGAAAGCCATGATGGACAACCTCAGCACTGAGCCTGTGGTCGACCGCGATGGCAACGATGTTGAGCAAGAATCGTTCAACTCGGTGTACATGATGGCTGACTCAGGTGCACGGGGTAGCCCAGCACAGATTCGTCAGTTGGCGGGTATGCGTGGTCTGATGGCCAAGCCGGACGGCTCGATCATTGAGACGCCGATTACCGCGAACTTCCGTGAAGGTCTGAACGTACTGCAGTACTTTACCTCGACCCACGGTGCTCGTAAGGGTCTGGCGGATACGGCACTGAAGACAGCGAACTCGGGTTACTTGACTCGTCGTCTGGTCGACGTGGCGCAGGATCTGGTGGTGACCGACCGTGACTGTGGCACTGAGCGTGGCCTGGTGGTAACGCCACTGATCGAAGGCGGTGACGTAGTCGTGGCCTTGGGCGACCGTATTCTGGGTCGTGTGATGGCTACCGACGTGGTTAAGCCAGGCAGTGACGAAGTGGTCGCGCCAGCGGGTACTCTGGTCGACGAGCGCTGGGTGAAAATCATCGAAGCGGCCGGTGTCGACGAAGTACTGGTACGCTCGGCGATTACTTGTGATAGCCGCGTGGGCATTTGTTCGTCCTGTTACGGTCGTGACTTGGGTCGCGGTCACCAGGTGAACGTCGGTGAGGCCGTGGGTGTTATCGCTGCACAGTCGATCGGTGAGCCAGGTACACAGCTGACGATGCGTACCTTCCACATTGGTGGTGCGGCATCGCGTGCATCGGCGGCGGACAGTGTACAGGTGAAAAACGCCGGTACTGTGCGTCTGCACAACTTGAAGACGGTTACTCGTACCAGTGGCGAACTGGTGGCGGTGTCACGTTCGGGCTCGATTGCTGTTGCTGATGAGCACGGTCGTGAGCGTGAGCTGTACAAACTGCCATACGGTGCGGTGATCTCAGTGAAAGATGGTGATGCGGTAGACGCCGGTCAGAAGGTCGCAACCTTCGATCCGCACACGCACCCAATCGTGACTGAAGTAGCCGGTCGTATTGAATTTGTTGGTATGGAAGAAGGCATCACCATCAATCGTCAAACCGACGAATTGACGGGTCTGTCGAACATCGAAGTGATCGATCCAAAAGATCGTCCAGCCGCTGGTAAAGACATTCGCCCAATGGTGAAGCTGGTCGATGCTGCCGGTAACGATGTGATGCTGCCAGGTACCAATGCGCCAGCGCAGTATTTGCTGCCGGCCAACGCCTTGGTGAACCATGAAAATGGCATCGAAGTGGAAGTGGGTGACATCATCGCTCGTATTCCACAAGAAACCTCGGGCAACAAAGACATTACCGGTGGTCTGCCACGCGTGGCTGACTTGTTCGAAGCGCGTAAGCCGAAAGAGCCTGCCATCTTGGCAGAAATCTCAGGTACCGTGAGCTTCGGTAAAGAGACCAAAGGTAAGAAGCGTCTGGTGATTACACCAAAAGACGGTGGCGATCCGTATGAAGAGCTGATCCACAAGTGGCGTCACCTCAACGTATTCGAAGGTGAAAACGTTGAGAAAGGTGAGGTCATCTCTGATGGACCGCTGAACCCGCACGACATTCTGCGTCTGAAAGGCGTGGGTGACTTGGCCATGTACGTGACCAACGAAGTGCAGGAAGTTTACCGTCTGCAAGGTGTGGGCATTGACGATAAGCACATCGAAGTGATCGTGCGTCAGATGCTGCGTAAGGTTCTGATTACCGAAGCCGGTGATTCGACCTTTATTCCAGGTGATCAGGTTGAGTACTCAGCCTTCCTGGCCGAGAACGAGCAGTTGGAAGCAGATGGCAAGGTAACGGCGAAAGGCGAGCGTGTGCTGCTGGGTATCACCAAAGCCTCGTTGGCAACCGAGTCGTTTATTTCTGCGGCATCGTTCCAGGAAACTACGCGCGTTCTGACCGAAGGTGCGGTGACTGGCAAGATGGATACCCTGCGTGGCCTGAAAGAAAACGTAGTGGTAGGTCGTCTGATTCCAGCCGGTACCGGTCTGGCATACCACGAAGAGCGCAAGCGTAAGCGTCAGGATCGTGAGAACGAGCGCCTGAAGACTACTCCTGCGGGTCTGAGTGTGTCGGCGGACGAAATGGAAGCCAAGCTGAGCGAAGCGTTCAGCGATAAATAA
- the rplW gene encoding 50S ribosomal protein L23 — MNRERIYQVLVAPHISEKATVVAEKNSQYVFRVAPDATKPEIKKAVEALFEVKVDSVRTVNIKGKTKRTARGMGKRNDTRKAYVRLAAGQDIDFADAE; from the coding sequence ATGAACCGTGAACGTATCTATCAGGTATTAGTTGCTCCTCATATTTCTGAGAAGGCCACCGTGGTTGCTGAGAAAAACTCTCAGTACGTTTTCCGCGTAGCCCCAGATGCGACTAAGCCAGAAATCAAAAAGGCTGTTGAAGCTCTGTTCGAAGTCAAAGTTGACTCCGTACGGACCGTCAACATTAAAGGTAAAACCAAGCGTACTGCTCGCGGTATGGGCAAGCGTAACGACACGCGTAAAGCGTACGTTCGCCTCGCAGCGGGTCAAGATATCGACTTCGCAGACGCGGAATAA
- the rpsL gene encoding 30S ribosomal protein S12, whose translation MATINQLVRQPRKRKVAKSDVPALQACPQRRGVCTRVYTTTPKKPNSALRKVCRVRLTNGFEVSSYIGGEGHNLQEHSVVLIRGGRVKDLPGVRYHTVRGTLDTSGVADRKQGRSKYGAKRPKG comes from the coding sequence ATGGCTACAATCAACCAGTTGGTTCGTCAGCCTCGTAAGCGCAAAGTGGCTAAGAGCGACGTACCTGCCCTGCAGGCGTGTCCTCAGCGTCGTGGCGTATGCACCCGTGTGTACACCACTACCCCGAAAAAGCCAAACTCGGCATTGCGTAAAGTATGTCGTGTGCGTTTGACGAACGGTTTCGAAGTGTCTTCCTACATTGGTGGTGAAGGTCACAACCTGCAAGAACACAGTGTGGTTCTGATTCGCGGCGGTCGTGTAAAAGACTTGCCGGGTGTTCGCTATCACACAGTACGCGGTACTTTGGATACCTCAGGTGTTGCTGATCGTAAGCAAGGCCGTTCCAAGTACGGTGCTAAGCGCCCTAAGGGCTAA
- the fusA gene encoding elongation factor G produces the protein MPRTTPIERYRNIGIVAHVDAGKTTTTERILFYTGVSHKIGEVHDGAATMDWMEQEQERGITITSAATTCFWQGMAQQFDQHRINIIDTPGHVDFTIEVERSLRVLDGAVVVLCGSSGVQPQTETVWRQANKYEVPRLVFVNKMDRIGADFFMVIEQLKDRLGANPVPMHINIGTEDEFKGVVDLFKMKAIMWNEADQGTTFNYEEIPADLQETAELWRENLVESAAEASDELMDKYLEGEELSEQEIKQALRQRTLNNEIVLVACGSAFKNKGVQAVLDAVVEFMPSPTEVKAIEGVLDDKDESVAQRHANDDEPFAALAFKIATDPFVGTLTFVRVYSGVMKSGDAVMNSVKSKRERIGRMVQMHANSREEIKEVRAGDIAALIGLKDVTTGDTLCDQNNVITLERMEFPEPVISVAVEPKSTADQEKMAVALGKLAQEDPSFRVETDQETGQTIISGMGELHLDIIVDRMMREFKVDCNVGKPQVAYRERITSTVEIDNKFAKQSGGRGQYGHVVVRFEPAEDDEEGLVFVNEIVGGAIPREYIPAVEKGIEEQMKNGVVAGYPLLGLKATLFDGSFHDVDSNEMAFKIAASQATKRLSTEGNAVLLEPMMKVEVVTPEDYMGDVVGDLNRRRGLIAGMDDSPSGKVVRASVPLAEMFGYATDLRSASQGRATYSMEFEKYAEAPSSVAEAVINRS, from the coding sequence GTGCCACGTACAACGCCTATTGAGCGCTATCGCAATATCGGTATTGTTGCTCACGTTGACGCAGGGAAAACCACCACAACAGAGCGTATTCTGTTTTATACCGGGGTTTCCCACAAAATTGGTGAAGTGCACGACGGTGCTGCGACCATGGACTGGATGGAGCAGGAGCAGGAGCGGGGGATTACCATTACCTCGGCTGCGACTACCTGCTTCTGGCAAGGCATGGCGCAACAGTTTGATCAACACCGCATCAACATTATCGACACGCCCGGGCACGTTGACTTCACCATCGAAGTCGAGCGTTCGTTGCGAGTGTTGGATGGTGCCGTGGTGGTGCTTTGTGGCTCCTCAGGCGTGCAGCCCCAGACCGAAACGGTCTGGCGGCAAGCGAACAAGTATGAAGTGCCGCGTTTGGTGTTCGTCAATAAGATGGACCGGATTGGCGCGGACTTCTTTATGGTGATCGAGCAGTTGAAAGATCGGCTCGGTGCCAACCCAGTGCCGATGCATATCAATATCGGGACTGAGGACGAATTCAAAGGTGTCGTCGACCTGTTCAAGATGAAAGCCATCATGTGGAATGAGGCGGATCAGGGCACCACCTTTAACTACGAAGAGATTCCTGCAGACTTGCAAGAAACCGCTGAGCTATGGCGAGAAAACCTCGTCGAAAGCGCAGCAGAAGCGTCTGATGAGTTGATGGACAAATACCTCGAAGGTGAGGAACTGTCCGAGCAGGAAATCAAGCAAGCACTGCGTCAGCGCACCTTGAACAACGAAATTGTATTGGTCGCCTGCGGCTCAGCCTTTAAGAACAAAGGCGTGCAAGCGGTGCTTGATGCGGTGGTTGAGTTCATGCCATCACCGACCGAGGTGAAGGCCATTGAAGGTGTGTTGGACGACAAAGACGAGAGCGTTGCTCAGCGTCATGCCAATGATGATGAGCCGTTTGCCGCACTGGCGTTCAAAATCGCTACCGACCCATTTGTTGGCACCCTCACATTTGTGCGTGTGTATTCCGGCGTGATGAAGTCGGGCGATGCAGTGATGAACTCGGTAAAAAGCAAGCGTGAGCGCATCGGTCGTATGGTGCAAATGCACGCTAACTCGCGTGAAGAAATCAAAGAAGTGCGCGCCGGTGATATTGCCGCTCTGATTGGTCTGAAAGATGTGACCACGGGCGACACTTTGTGTGATCAGAACAATGTGATCACGCTGGAACGTATGGAATTTCCTGAACCGGTTATTTCGGTCGCGGTCGAGCCAAAGTCAACGGCCGACCAGGAAAAGATGGCGGTCGCTCTGGGCAAGCTTGCTCAAGAAGACCCGTCTTTCCGCGTCGAAACCGATCAGGAGACCGGCCAGACCATTATTTCTGGCATGGGTGAATTACACCTCGACATCATTGTGGATCGCATGATGCGCGAGTTTAAAGTCGACTGTAACGTTGGTAAGCCACAAGTGGCGTACCGCGAACGTATTACGTCGACGGTAGAAATCGATAACAAGTTTGCCAAGCAGTCTGGTGGTCGTGGCCAGTACGGTCATGTGGTGGTTCGCTTTGAGCCAGCAGAAGACGATGAAGAAGGTTTGGTGTTTGTTAACGAGATCGTCGGTGGGGCGATTCCGCGTGAATACATCCCCGCCGTTGAAAAAGGCATTGAGGAGCAGATGAAGAACGGCGTCGTGGCCGGCTATCCTCTGCTGGGCCTCAAGGCGACTCTGTTTGATGGCTCTTTCCATGACGTTGACTCGAATGAGATGGCGTTTAAAATTGCTGCCTCGCAGGCAACCAAGCGACTGTCGACAGAGGGCAATGCCGTACTGCTGGAGCCAATGATGAAAGTTGAGGTGGTAACGCCTGAAGACTACATGGGTGATGTAGTGGGTGACCTTAATCGTCGTCGTGGTTTGATTGCAGGAATGGATGACTCACCGTCTGGCAAGGTGGTGAGGGCGTCGGTGCCTTTGGCTGAGATGTTCGGTTACGCAACCGATTTGCGTTCAGCGTCACAGGGCCGTGCGACCTATTCCATGGAATTTGAAAAGTATGCGGAAGCACCTTCAAGCGTTGCCGAAGCAGTAATTAATAGATCTTAA
- the tuf gene encoding elongation factor Tu encodes MAKETFERSKPHVNVGTIGHVDHGKTTLTAALTRVCAEVWGGELVAFEGIDNAPEERERGITISTSHVEYESPDRHYAHVDCPGHADYVKNMITGAAQMDGAILVCGSTDGPMPQTREHILLSRQVGVPYIVVFLNKADLLAEDCGGADSEEYAEMLELVEMELRDLLSEYDFPGDDTPIIPGSALMALNGQDDNEMGTTAVKKLVETLDSYIPEPERAIDGDFIMPIEDVFSIQGRGTVVTGRVERGIVKTGEEIEIIGIKETTKTTCTGVEMFRKILDEGRAGENVGVLLRGTKRDEVERGQVLAKPGSITPHTKFESEVYVLGKDEGGRHTPFFKGYRPQFYFRTTDVTGAVELPEGVEMVMPGDNVALKVELIAPIAMDEGLRFAIREGGRTVGAGVVAKIIE; translated from the coding sequence ATGGCTAAGGAAACGTTTGAGCGTTCCAAACCCCACGTAAACGTTGGTACCATCGGTCACGTTGACCATGGTAAAACTACTCTGACTGCTGCACTGACTCGCGTATGTGCAGAAGTTTGGGGTGGCGAACTAGTTGCTTTTGAAGGTATCGACAACGCTCCAGAAGAGCGTGAGCGTGGTATCACCATCTCAACTTCTCACGTTGAGTACGAATCTCCAGATCGTCATTACGCGCACGTTGACTGCCCAGGGCACGCCGACTACGTGAAAAACATGATCACCGGTGCTGCTCAGATGGACGGCGCTATCCTGGTATGTGGTTCTACTGACGGCCCAATGCCTCAGACTCGTGAGCACATCCTGCTGTCTCGTCAGGTTGGTGTACCATACATCGTTGTGTTCCTGAACAAAGCAGACTTGCTGGCTGAAGACTGTGGCGGTGCAGACTCTGAAGAATACGCAGAGATGCTGGAACTGGTTGAAATGGAACTGCGTGACCTGCTGTCTGAATACGACTTCCCAGGTGACGACACGCCAATCATCCCAGGTTCTGCTCTGATGGCTCTGAACGGCCAAGACGACAACGAAATGGGTACTACCGCTGTTAAGAAGCTGGTAGAAACTCTGGATTCTTACATCCCAGAGCCAGAGCGTGCGATCGACGGCGACTTCATTATGCCAATCGAAGACGTATTCTCTATCCAGGGTCGTGGTACTGTTGTTACCGGTCGTGTTGAGCGCGGTATCGTTAAGACTGGCGAAGAAATCGAAATCATCGGCATCAAAGAAACCACCAAGACGACTTGTACTGGTGTTGAGATGTTCCGCAAGATTCTGGACGAAGGCCGTGCCGGTGAGAACGTTGGTGTTCTGCTGCGTGGTACTAAGCGTGACGAAGTTGAGCGTGGTCAGGTTCTGGCGAAGCCAGGTTCGATCACTCCTCACACCAAGTTCGAATCTGAAGTATACGTACTGGGCAAAGACGAAGGTGGCCGTCACACGCCATTCTTCAAAGGCTACCGTCCACAGTTCTACTTCCGTACTACTGACGTAACTGGTGCTGTTGAGCTGCCAGAAGGCGTTGAAATGGTAATGCCAGGTGACAACGTAGCTCTGAAAGTTGAGCTGATTGCACCAATCGCGATGGACGAAGGTCTGCGTTTCGCGATCCGTGAAGGTGGCCGTACCGTTGGTGCTGGTGTTGTTGCTAAGATCATCGAGTGA
- the rpsJ gene encoding 30S ribosomal protein S10: MQNQRIRIRLKAFDHRLIDSSTQEIVDTAKRTGAQVRGPIPLPTRKERYTVLISPHVNKDARDQYEIRTHKRMLDIVEPTEKTVDALMKLDLAAGVEVQISLG; the protein is encoded by the coding sequence ATGCAAAACCAACGAATCCGTATCCGTTTGAAGGCATTCGACCATCGCCTGATCGATTCTTCGACTCAGGAAATTGTCGACACTGCCAAGCGTACGGGCGCTCAGGTGCGTGGTCCTATTCCACTGCCTACTCGTAAAGAGCGTTATACCGTTCTGATCTCTCCGCACGTCAACAAAGACGCGCGCGATCAGTACGAAATCCGTACACACAAGCGCATGCTCGACATTGTTGAGCCAACTGAAAAAACGGTTGATGCGCTGATGAAGCTGGATCTGGCTGCCGGTGTGGAAGTTCAGATCAGTCTGGGTTAA
- the rpsG gene encoding 30S ribosomal protein S7: MPRRRVAAKREILPDPKFGNVTLAKFMNHVMISGKKSVAEKIVYGALDAVEKKQGGNPLEVFEQALEAVQPMVEVKGRRVGGATYQVPVEVRPARRMALSMRWLVDAARGRGEKSMAQRLANEMMDAVEGKGAAVKKREDVHRMAEANKAFSHYRF, from the coding sequence ATGCCAAGAAGAAGAGTTGCCGCGAAACGCGAAATTCTGCCGGATCCTAAATTCGGAAATGTCACGCTGGCCAAGTTTATGAACCACGTGATGATCAGCGGTAAAAAATCTGTCGCTGAAAAAATCGTTTACGGCGCACTGGATGCAGTCGAGAAGAAACAAGGCGGAAACCCGCTGGAAGTATTCGAACAAGCGCTGGAAGCTGTTCAGCCAATGGTTGAAGTTAAAGGCCGCCGTGTTGGTGGTGCGACTTACCAGGTGCCAGTAGAAGTGCGTCCTGCTCGTCGTATGGCTCTGTCCATGCGCTGGTTGGTTGATGCTGCTCGTGGCCGTGGTGAAAAGTCTATGGCTCAGCGTCTGGCTAACGAAATGATGGATGCCGTTGAAGGCAAAGGTGCAGCGGTTAAGAAGCGTGAAGACGTACACCGCATGGCCGAAGCGAACAAAGCGTTCTCGCACTATCGTTTCTAA